One window from the genome of Spiractinospora alimapuensis encodes:
- a CDS encoding ABC transporter ATP-binding protein, with the protein MNADPTDVKVAITNVTRTFPARHGELVALQDVSLSIADGEFVAIVGPSGCGKSTLLRMVAGLATPTGGTVEVVRRDSEREPSAMVFQEHALFPWLTVGDNVSFGPRNRGVSKENCRAIAEEQLSRLGLAQFAGYYPHQLSGGMKQRVGIARAMAQDAEILLMDEPLGALDAQTRTLLQDQILQLRQESRPTAMYVTHAIDEAIFLADRVILMSARPGRVTEEITVPFPSERGPEVRGTAEFARLTQEIWDHLHHEVETAMAEEARR; encoded by the coding sequence ATGAACGCCGACCCCACAGACGTCAAGGTGGCCATCACGAACGTCACGCGGACGTTCCCGGCACGCCACGGCGAACTGGTCGCGCTCCAGGACGTGTCACTGTCGATCGCCGACGGCGAGTTCGTCGCGATCGTCGGTCCCTCTGGATGCGGCAAGTCCACACTGCTGCGCATGGTCGCCGGCCTCGCCACCCCCACCGGGGGCACGGTGGAGGTGGTCCGCCGCGACAGCGAGCGGGAACCGAGCGCGATGGTGTTCCAGGAACACGCGCTCTTCCCGTGGCTGACGGTCGGCGACAACGTGTCGTTCGGGCCGAGGAACCGAGGGGTCAGCAAGGAGAACTGCCGCGCCATCGCCGAGGAGCAGCTCAGCCGGCTCGGCCTCGCCCAGTTCGCCGGCTACTACCCTCACCAACTGTCCGGTGGCATGAAACAGCGGGTCGGCATCGCGCGCGCCATGGCCCAGGACGCCGAGATCCTCCTGATGGACGAACCGCTCGGGGCGTTGGACGCCCAGACTCGGACCCTCCTGCAGGACCAGATCCTCCAACTGCGCCAGGAGTCCCGGCCGACCGCGATGTACGTGACCCACGCGATCGACGAAGCGATCTTCCTCGCCGACCGGGTCATCCTGATGAGCGCGCGGCCGGGTCGGGTGACCGAGGAGATCACCGTCCCCTTCCCCTCGGAGCGCGGCCCCGAGGTCCGGGGCACCGCGGAGTTCGCCCGACTCACCCAGGAGATCTGGGACCACCTGCACCACGAGGTGGAGACCGCGATGGCCGAGGAGGCCAGACGATGA
- a CDS encoding ABC transporter permease translates to MSVATSPRGSAPPTGARGTRRGRDTSARALQRWPVVVGPLVLLLAWEIASRTEVIPSIFYPAPTTIATELPILFDASEDGLRADLITTVRRLLLTAGLSAVFGIGAGLVISVSRWLKDGVEPVLAFLYPIPTLLFLPLLSFVLGRGEFVIILTAVVTPMIILTLYTAAGVRGIAPVLLEVAHNYGARGPRLFLRVLLPGALTSVIAGFRIALGYALITVVAVEMVGANDGLGQVLWASWQVLAVTDMYVALVAVAVLGLLSSVGFGLLANRLVPWSQDRPSGGKR, encoded by the coding sequence ATGAGCGTGGCGACCTCCCCCAGGGGGTCCGCGCCGCCCACCGGAGCACGCGGCACCCGGCGAGGCCGGGACACCTCCGCACGCGCCCTCCAGCGATGGCCGGTGGTCGTGGGCCCGCTGGTGCTGCTCCTCGCCTGGGAGATCGCCAGTCGCACCGAGGTGATCCCGTCGATCTTCTATCCCGCGCCCACCACGATCGCCACCGAGTTGCCGATCCTCTTCGACGCCTCCGAGGACGGCCTGCGGGCCGACCTGATCACCACGGTGCGGCGACTACTGCTGACCGCGGGCCTCTCCGCGGTGTTCGGGATCGGCGCGGGCCTGGTGATCTCGGTGTCGCGCTGGTTGAAGGACGGTGTCGAGCCCGTCCTGGCCTTCCTCTACCCGATCCCGACCCTGCTCTTCCTCCCGCTGCTCTCCTTCGTCCTGGGCCGCGGCGAGTTCGTGATCATCCTGACCGCGGTCGTCACCCCGATGATCATCCTGACCCTCTACACGGCCGCCGGGGTGCGTGGCATCGCGCCGGTGCTGCTCGAGGTCGCCCACAACTACGGCGCCCGCGGGCCCCGACTGTTCCTTCGCGTCCTGCTCCCCGGGGCTCTCACCTCGGTCATCGCCGGATTCCGCATCGCGTTGGGCTACGCGTTGATCACCGTGGTCGCGGTGGAGATGGTGGGGGCGAACGACGGCCTGGGCCAGGTGTTGTGGGCCAGTTGGCAGGTGCTGGCGGTCACCGACATGTACGTGGCGCTCGTCGCCGTCGCCGTCCTCGGCCTACTGAGTTCGGTCGGGTTCGGCCTGCTCGCGAACCGCCTCGTCCCGTGGAGCCAGGACCGACCGTCCGGAGGGAAGCGATGA
- a CDS encoding ABC transporter permease, with translation MSARVNESRLRARLPRIVGPLVIALAWEALTRTEVLDPRFFVPVTTILRTMGEMAASGVLASEVAVTLQRLGLGFAGAAIGGVVLGVATGVSRTINLLFRPIIDTIYPIPKVALLPLLIIMVGIGEPAFVLTAFMTAIFQIVISVAAGVRDVDPLLIEAGRTYGATGWRFYWRVLIPGMLPSLLHGLRIGMGMCLITVIAVEFVAANSGVGNIVHLSWQQMQVPEMYVGLVVAGLLGHLISLLFSLIERVALPWRQSRSAVMSAQTGG, from the coding sequence ATGAGCGCGCGTGTGAACGAGTCGAGGCTCCGCGCCCGACTCCCCAGGATCGTCGGACCGTTGGTCATCGCCCTGGCCTGGGAGGCCCTCACCCGCACCGAGGTCCTCGATCCGCGGTTCTTCGTCCCGGTGACCACCATTCTGCGGACGATGGGTGAGATGGCGGCCAGCGGAGTTCTGGCCAGCGAGGTCGCGGTCACGCTGCAACGCCTGGGGCTCGGTTTCGCCGGCGCCGCCATCGGCGGTGTGGTCCTCGGGGTCGCGACCGGTGTGTCCCGAACGATCAACCTGCTGTTCCGGCCGATCATCGACACGATCTATCCGATCCCGAAGGTCGCCCTCCTCCCCCTGCTCATCATCATGGTCGGCATCGGTGAACCCGCCTTCGTCCTGACGGCGTTCATGACGGCGATCTTCCAGATCGTGATCAGCGTCGCCGCGGGGGTTCGCGACGTCGACCCCCTGCTCATCGAGGCCGGACGAACCTACGGAGCGACCGGCTGGCGCTTCTACTGGCGCGTCCTCATCCCGGGGATGTTGCCCTCACTGCTGCACGGACTGCGCATCGGCATGGGCATGTGCCTCATCACCGTGATCGCCGTGGAGTTCGTGGCCGCCAACTCCGGCGTCGGCAACATCGTGCACCTGTCCTGGCAACAGATGCAGGTGCCGGAGATGTACGTGGGACTCGTCGTGGCGGGGTTGCTGGGACATCTCATCAGCCTCCTGTTCTCCCTGATCGAACGCGTGGCGCTGCCCTGGCGCCAGTCGCGGAGCGCGGTCATGAGCGCCCAGACCGGCGGCTGA
- a CDS encoding ABC transporter substrate-binding protein, translated as MRPARTNTTGTAGSRTGAGVAGAVRGRRAAVCASAAVVLVAASACSSGGDGDEPVRVGYIGTSSFAPLWVTAELFAEEHGLEVELEEFPSGSEILTNITTGNLDAGGVGIGAASYNAFDEDLPFVNVAPQHGGYTEDYFAFSATVTDADGAAELGDDMSDLAGETFAVNSPGVVTDWMLGDALERAGLDYDDVEVETMPFPDMVPALASGAVAGAVLSEPFTTRAEEDGSAYRPWETPEEEGVPLTSLTYNSMWAESDPETAEAFMAAYHDAALHIDEVGWEDDEILEIIGEYTGQDPESVRGTRHHVFPTDLSVDMDKVNELQAFYSEIGELQYDGLIDDEEMWDFSYRDAVLGD; from the coding sequence ATGAGACCAGCGCGCACGAACACCACGGGGACGGCAGGGTCGAGGACCGGGGCCGGCGTCGCCGGCGCGGTGCGCGGGCGACGGGCGGCGGTGTGCGCGTCGGCGGCCGTCGTCCTGGTCGCGGCCTCCGCGTGTTCCTCGGGTGGCGACGGTGACGAACCAGTCCGGGTCGGCTACATCGGCACGTCGTCCTTCGCCCCCCTGTGGGTGACGGCGGAGCTCTTCGCCGAGGAGCACGGGCTCGAGGTCGAGCTGGAGGAGTTCCCCAGCGGCTCGGAGATCCTCACCAACATCACCACCGGAAACCTGGACGCCGGCGGGGTCGGCATCGGGGCCGCGTCCTACAACGCCTTCGACGAGGACCTGCCCTTCGTGAACGTGGCGCCACAGCACGGCGGCTACACCGAGGACTACTTCGCGTTCTCCGCCACGGTCACCGACGCCGACGGTGCCGCGGAGCTCGGCGACGACATGTCGGACCTCGCCGGGGAGACGTTCGCGGTGAACTCTCCCGGCGTCGTCACCGACTGGATGCTCGGCGACGCGTTGGAGCGGGCCGGTCTGGACTACGACGACGTCGAAGTGGAGACCATGCCGTTCCCCGACATGGTCCCCGCGCTCGCCAGCGGTGCGGTGGCCGGCGCGGTGCTGTCGGAGCCCTTCACCACCCGCGCTGAGGAGGACGGGTCCGCCTACCGTCCGTGGGAGACCCCCGAGGAGGAGGGCGTTCCCCTGACCTCGCTGACGTACAACAGCATGTGGGCCGAGAGCGACCCGGAGACCGCGGAGGCCTTCATGGCCGCCTACCACGACGCGGCCCTGCACATCGACGAGGTGGGGTGGGAGGACGACGAGATCCTCGAGATCATCGGTGAGTACACCGGTCAGGATCCCGAGAGCGTCCGCGGTACACGGCACCACGTCTTCCCCACCGACCTGAGCGTCGACATGGACAAGGTGAACGAACTGCAGGCCTTCTACTCCGAGATCGGGGAGCTGCAGTACGACGGTCTGATCGACGACGAGGAGATGTGGGACTTCAGCTACCGCGACGCGGTTCTGGGGGACTGA
- a CDS encoding SAM-dependent methyltransferase — protein sequence MTKPNDFMKDAARTHDPSEYPPEIQSDRPTAARCYDFTLGGKDNFAVDREFCVEGFKAFPESLDIAHENRRFLYRAVRYLARDVGLKQFLDLGSGLPTQNNVHDVAQEFQPDARVVYVDHDPIVLAHGRAILDKDENTTVIQADMTDPESLLHGDEVRRLIDFSEPVGVLMFSIPHHIPEDADALRAIRTPLDLVVPGSHLAITLVVADEEETARAATDHAYEFGLAMRTRTPAALDAWVGDLDAADPGLCDIGQWRPDPTQGPIEVDASLRPFLGASQQRKSIYEYGGVLRKP from the coding sequence ATGACCAAACCGAACGACTTCATGAAGGACGCGGCGCGCACGCACGACCCGTCCGAGTACCCGCCCGAGATCCAGTCCGACCGGCCCACCGCGGCACGGTGTTACGACTTCACCCTCGGCGGCAAGGACAACTTCGCCGTGGACCGGGAGTTCTGCGTCGAGGGCTTCAAGGCGTTTCCGGAGAGCCTGGACATCGCACACGAGAACCGTCGGTTCCTCTACCGCGCGGTGCGTTACCTCGCGCGCGACGTGGGACTCAAGCAGTTCCTCGACCTTGGCAGCGGACTGCCCACCCAGAACAACGTGCACGACGTCGCCCAGGAGTTCCAGCCGGACGCCCGCGTCGTCTACGTGGACCACGACCCGATCGTGTTGGCGCACGGCCGCGCGATCCTGGACAAGGACGAGAACACCACCGTCATCCAGGCGGACATGACCGACCCGGAGTCCCTGCTGCACGGCGACGAGGTGCGGCGTCTCATCGACTTCTCCGAACCCGTCGGCGTGCTGATGTTCAGCATCCCGCACCACATCCCGGAGGACGCCGACGCGCTGCGGGCGATCCGAACGCCCCTCGACCTGGTCGTGCCCGGAAGCCACCTCGCGATCACGCTGGTCGTCGCGGACGAGGAGGAGACCGCGCGGGCCGCCACGGACCACGCCTACGAGTTCGGGCTCGCGATGCGGACCCGTACCCCGGCCGCGCTCGACGCGTGGGTGGGCGACCTGGACGCGGCGGACCCCGGGTTGTGCGACATCGGTCAGTGGCGCCCCGATCCGACCCAGGGGCCGATCGAGGTGGACGCGTCGCTACGCCCCTTCCTGGGGGCCTCCCAGCAGCGGAAGTCCATCTACGAGTACGGCGGTGTACTGCGCAAGCCCTGA
- a CDS encoding amino acid deaminase/aldolase — protein MSPSSGPHRQARESYFHQLLAATADVEPPFAVVDLDAYDANAASLRSRALGKPIRVASKSVRCRELLGSALDRPGFSGVMAFTLPEALWLAQDHDDVLVAYPSVAGESLRTLAADPDLAARVTLMVDSVDHLDLIAERARPSPDHPVRLCLDLDASLRLAGGRVHLGARRSPLRTPADAVALAQEIDRRPGMRLVGLMAYEAQIAGVGDAPPGAPLQGLAVRAMQWASGKELARRRAETVAAVRAVSPLEFVNGGGTGSVDRTAPEPRVTEVAAGSGLYGPGLFDTYRSFRPRPAAFFALPVVRRPAPGVVTTLGGGWVASGVPGWDRLPTIAHPGRLRYTGAEGAGEVQTPLRGPAADRLGLADRVWFRHAKAGELAERVNVLYLVRGGRIVGEAPTYRGEGRAFL, from the coding sequence ATGAGCCCATCCAGCGGCCCCCACCGGCAGGCGCGAGAGTCCTACTTCCACCAACTCCTCGCGGCCACCGCCGATGTGGAACCCCCGTTCGCCGTCGTCGACCTGGACGCCTACGACGCGAACGCGGCGTCCCTGCGGTCGCGGGCCCTGGGCAAACCCATCCGGGTCGCCAGCAAGTCGGTGCGGTGCCGCGAGCTCCTCGGGTCGGCCCTCGACCGTCCCGGCTTCAGCGGCGTCATGGCGTTCACACTGCCCGAGGCACTGTGGCTGGCCCAGGACCACGACGACGTCCTGGTCGCCTACCCCTCCGTCGCCGGGGAGTCCCTGCGGACCCTCGCCGCGGATCCCGACCTGGCCGCTCGCGTCACCCTGATGGTCGACTCCGTTGACCACCTCGACCTCATCGCCGAGCGGGCACGGCCCAGCCCCGACCACCCCGTGAGACTCTGCCTGGACCTCGACGCCTCCCTGCGACTGGCCGGCGGCCGGGTGCACCTCGGTGCGCGCCGCTCACCGCTGCGCACACCCGCCGACGCCGTCGCCCTCGCTCAGGAGATCGACCGTCGACCGGGGATGCGCCTCGTCGGTCTGATGGCCTACGAGGCGCAGATCGCCGGCGTGGGCGACGCCCCACCGGGCGCTCCACTTCAGGGCCTGGCCGTACGCGCGATGCAGTGGGCGTCGGGCAAGGAACTGGCGCGGCGTCGTGCCGAGACCGTCGCCGCGGTGCGAGCCGTGTCGCCACTGGAGTTCGTCAACGGCGGTGGGACGGGCAGCGTGGATCGCACCGCGCCGGAACCCCGCGTCACCGAGGTGGCGGCGGGATCGGGGCTCTACGGCCCCGGCCTGTTCGACACCTACCGGTCGTTTCGGCCACGCCCGGCGGCCTTCTTCGCCCTGCCGGTGGTACGACGACCCGCGCCGGGCGTCGTCACGACCCTCGGCGGGGGATGGGTCGCCTCCGGCGTACCGGGCTGGGACCGGCTCCCGACCATCGCCCACCCGGGCCGGTTGCGCTACACCGGCGCGGAGGGAGCGGGCGAGGTTCAGACCCCGTTGCGCGGCCCCGCGGCCGACCGGCTGGGACTGGCGGATCGCGTGTGGTTCCGCCACGCCAAGGCGGGGGAGTTGGCCGAGCGCGTGAACGTCCTGTATCTCGTCCGGGGAGGCAGGATCGTCGGGGAGGCCCCCACCTACCGGGGGGAGGGGCGAGCCTTCCTCTGA
- a CDS encoding D-arabinono-1,4-lactone oxidase, whose protein sequence is MTVLWRNWSGTQRAWPTRVERPTSVEELRGAVAAAADAGLRVKAVGSGHSFTGIAATDGVLLRLNALADVVRVERDSGRVTVEGGMPLHRLNQVLAAHGLALPNLGDIDRQTVAGAISTGTHGTGARFPGLAAQVVGLELVVADGELVTCSAEHHRDLFAAARVGLGALGVIARVTLRCVPAFALHAVEGPMPLADVLSDLDTLVSANDHFEFYWFPHTGLTLTKRNNRWNGDRIRPVGPVAGWWEDEFLSNTVFRWANRLGRAVPASAPLVNAVSARALSARDYSDVSHRVFTSPRRVVFAETEWALPCSALRDVLGDLRRFVRRERVATTFPVEVRFAAADDAWLSTAHGRDTAYVAVHQFEGMPYRHYFDAFGQIAAAAGGRPHWGKLHRLDAEALASRYPRFDDFLARRRATDPTGVFTNPYLDRVLGPA, encoded by the coding sequence ATGACGGTCCTGTGGCGGAACTGGTCGGGGACGCAACGCGCCTGGCCCACGCGCGTCGAACGACCCACCAGCGTGGAGGAACTGCGCGGCGCCGTCGCCGCTGCGGCTGACGCCGGTCTGCGGGTGAAGGCGGTGGGCAGCGGTCACTCGTTCACGGGGATCGCCGCCACCGACGGTGTGCTGCTCCGGCTTAACGCCCTCGCCGACGTGGTGCGGGTCGAGCGGGACAGTGGGCGGGTCACCGTCGAGGGCGGGATGCCCCTGCACCGGCTGAACCAGGTTCTCGCCGCGCACGGGCTGGCCCTGCCCAATCTGGGCGACATCGATCGGCAGACGGTCGCCGGTGCCATCTCCACCGGCACGCACGGGACGGGAGCGCGGTTTCCGGGGCTGGCCGCGCAGGTCGTGGGGCTCGAGCTCGTGGTGGCGGACGGGGAACTCGTCACCTGCTCGGCCGAGCACCACCGCGATCTGTTCGCCGCCGCCCGGGTGGGGCTCGGCGCGCTGGGAGTCATCGCTCGGGTGACGCTGCGGTGCGTCCCGGCGTTCGCGCTGCACGCGGTGGAGGGCCCGATGCCGTTGGCGGACGTCCTCTCGGACCTGGACACGCTGGTCTCGGCCAATGACCACTTCGAGTTCTACTGGTTCCCCCACACGGGGTTGACACTCACCAAGCGCAACAACCGGTGGAACGGGGATCGGATCCGTCCGGTCGGTCCAGTGGCGGGTTGGTGGGAGGACGAGTTCCTCTCCAACACGGTCTTCCGGTGGGCGAACCGTCTGGGGCGCGCCGTTCCCGCCTCGGCACCGCTGGTGAACGCGGTTTCCGCCCGCGCCCTGTCCGCCCGGGACTACAGCGACGTGTCACACCGGGTCTTCACCTCCCCGCGTCGCGTCGTGTTCGCCGAGACGGAGTGGGCCCTGCCGTGTTCGGCGCTTCGTGACGTACTGGGCGACCTGCGGCGGTTCGTGCGCCGGGAACGGGTGGCGACGACGTTCCCGGTCGAGGTTCGGTTCGCCGCCGCCGACGACGCGTGGCTCTCCACCGCCCATGGGCGCGACACCGCCTATGTGGCGGTGCACCAGTTCGAGGGCATGCCCTACCGGCACTACTTCGACGCCTTCGGTCAGATCGCCGCGGCGGCGGGAGGGCGCCCGCACTGGGGCAAGCTCCACCGTCTCGACGCGGAGGCCCTCGCCTCCCGGTACCCGCGTTTCGACGACTTCCTCGCGCGACGCCGCGCCACGGACCCGACCGGGGTGTTCACCAACCCCTACCTCGACCGGGTGTTGGGCCCGGCGTGA
- a CDS encoding TRAP transporter large permease, translating to MSGLVIGAIVGALLLVMMALGVPVAYALGLTALLAIIVFLSPSEFWYFANTTFDSLNSFSLLAVPLFILMGAVFGRSKASDDLLEAAHVWFGRVRGGLAMSSVLACAMFSALTGSSPATSAAIGKIAIPEMIRRGYPKDVATGAIVAGGTLGILIPPSVTLILYGISTEQSIGQLFLGGVVPGIMITVMFCVWIFISLTLKRLRAGAPIIPEKVPAGTSAGGGAASGDSGTATSGDGELSAIERAELYSWAHRIKILVKVIPFLTLIVGVLATLYLGIATPSEAAAVGALGAFVLVAVFYRSLNLRKILDVGLETTRTGTMIMMIIAFSAVLGQILAFLGVPQELAAAIAGMEVNRWIIFIAMNVVFLILGFFVPPVAIILITMPVLFPVVVALGFDPIWFGIVMTLNMEMGLITPPVGLNLFVVQGIAPEVPLRDILLGALPYVGVLAVGILVLCVFPDLVTWLPSQMLGTG from the coding sequence TTGAGCGGTCTCGTTATCGGCGCCATCGTCGGGGCCCTACTGTTGGTGATGATGGCGTTGGGGGTCCCCGTCGCCTACGCCTTGGGACTCACCGCGCTCCTGGCCATCATCGTCTTCCTGTCCCCGTCGGAGTTCTGGTACTTCGCCAATACGACCTTCGACTCGCTGAACAGCTTCAGCCTCCTCGCGGTGCCACTGTTCATCCTCATGGGCGCGGTCTTCGGACGTTCCAAGGCGAGTGACGACCTGCTGGAGGCGGCACACGTCTGGTTCGGGCGCGTCCGGGGCGGACTGGCCATGAGTTCCGTCTTGGCGTGCGCCATGTTCTCCGCCCTCACCGGCTCCAGTCCCGCCACATCCGCCGCCATCGGCAAGATCGCGATTCCGGAGATGATCCGGCGCGGATACCCGAAGGACGTCGCCACCGGCGCGATCGTGGCGGGCGGCACCCTGGGCATCCTCATCCCGCCCAGTGTCACCCTGATCCTCTACGGCATCTCGACCGAGCAGTCCATCGGGCAGCTCTTCCTCGGTGGCGTCGTACCCGGGATCATGATCACGGTCATGTTCTGCGTCTGGATCTTCATCTCCCTGACGCTGAAGCGGCTCCGCGCCGGTGCCCCGATCATCCCCGAGAAAGTTCCGGCCGGGACCTCCGCGGGAGGGGGCGCCGCGAGCGGAGACTCCGGGACGGCAACGTCCGGCGACGGTGAACTGTCCGCGATCGAAAGGGCGGAGCTGTACTCCTGGGCCCACCGGATCAAGATCCTGGTGAAGGTCATTCCGTTCCTCACCCTCATCGTCGGGGTTCTCGCGACGCTTTACCTGGGGATCGCGACCCCCAGTGAGGCGGCGGCGGTGGGCGCGCTCGGCGCGTTCGTCCTCGTCGCGGTCTTCTACCGTTCGCTGAACCTGCGCAAGATCCTCGACGTGGGGCTGGAGACCACCCGCACCGGGACCATGATCATGATGATCATCGCGTTCTCGGCGGTACTCGGCCAGATCCTCGCGTTCCTGGGGGTTCCGCAGGAACTGGCGGCCGCCATCGCGGGCATGGAGGTGAACCGTTGGATCATCTTCATCGCCATGAACGTGGTGTTCCTGATCCTCGGCTTCTTCGTCCCACCCGTGGCGATCATCCTCATCACCATGCCGGTCCTCTTCCCGGTGGTGGTCGCGCTGGGGTTCGACCCGATCTGGTTCGGGATCGTCATGACCCTGAATATGGAGATGGGCCTGATCACTCCGCCCGTGGGGCTGAACCTCTTCGTGGTCCAGGGCATCGCGCCGGAGGTGCCGTTGCGGGACATCCTGTTGGGCGCGCTGCCCTACGTGGGTGTCCTGGCCGTGGGGATCTTGGTCCTCTGCGTCTTCCCCGACCTGGTCACCTGGCTGCCCAGCCAGATGTTAGGCACCGGTTAG
- a CDS encoding TRAP transporter small permease subunit, protein MPRTSLARVIDRMCAVSGYVSAVLILVAMLVVCYGVVLRYIFGASTVWQTELTIYLLMFASFVGGAYGLRHGDHVRIDLVVNVMPPRGRLVMRLVAAVLATLFTIIVTVIATNMWLHTLEVGAHSGTAWNPPLVYPHLILPLGMALVSLQYLMITGRLAHGLFTGEKDVQEFVPATGGGAGH, encoded by the coding sequence ATGCCTAGAACTTCCTTAGCCCGCGTCATCGACCGGATGTGTGCCGTCTCCGGTTATGTCAGCGCGGTCCTGATCCTGGTGGCGATGCTCGTCGTCTGCTACGGGGTCGTCCTGCGCTACATCTTCGGCGCCTCCACCGTCTGGCAGACCGAGCTCACCATCTACCTGCTCATGTTCGCCTCGTTCGTCGGCGGCGCCTACGGCCTGCGCCATGGCGACCACGTTCGGATCGACCTCGTCGTCAACGTGATGCCCCCACGCGGCCGGTTGGTCATGCGCCTGGTGGCCGCCGTGTTGGCGACCTTGTTCACCATCATCGTGACCGTGATCGCCACGAACATGTGGCTGCACACTCTCGAGGTGGGTGCCCATTCGGGTACCGCGTGGAATCCGCCTCTGGTCTACCCCCACCTGATCCTGCCGCTGGGGATGGCCCTGGTCAGCCTCCAGTACCTGATGATCACCGGACGCCTGGCCCACGGCCTGTTCACCGGCGAAAAGGACGTCCAGGAGTTCGTCCCCGCCACGGGAGGAGGTGCGGGACATTGA
- the dctP gene encoding TRAP transporter substrate-binding protein DctP: MLRPQWRLSTVAVLATGALVGCGLADGGGGDGESTTLRLSHQWPAADEGDGDFRSVLAERFAEDVEERTDGAVSINVNPANSLIEDPTEQYNAIRQGTVDMSVYPLDYAAGDHPEFSLTLMPAMVRNHTQAQNWQEHEVGQMVEDMADEAGLVILTWVWNAGAIASTTEDPILTPDDVPSGSVTRAAGPRIEEMLESVGFGLSSMPSSDIYNGIQTGTLDSAITSTSSFGSYRLYEQVDSYTSPVGGNTFWFMFEPLVIGKDQFEELTEEQQEILLEVGQDLQDFAYEESQADDERVDEAFEEAGVTVEPMDDDAFEEWLEVSEPVWDSFADDVEGGADMIEAARSVPAE, translated from the coding sequence ATGCTCCGACCCCAGTGGAGACTGTCAACCGTCGCCGTCCTCGCAACGGGCGCGTTGGTTGGTTGTGGACTCGCTGACGGAGGCGGGGGCGACGGCGAGTCGACGACCCTTCGACTGTCCCACCAGTGGCCGGCCGCCGACGAGGGCGACGGTGACTTCCGCAGCGTCCTCGCCGAGCGGTTCGCCGAGGACGTGGAAGAGCGAACCGACGGCGCCGTGTCCATCAACGTCAACCCGGCGAACTCCCTGATCGAGGATCCCACCGAGCAATACAACGCGATCCGCCAGGGCACCGTCGACATGTCGGTGTACCCGCTGGACTACGCCGCGGGCGACCACCCCGAGTTCAGCCTCACCCTGATGCCCGCCATGGTGCGTAACCACACCCAGGCCCAGAACTGGCAGGAGCACGAGGTCGGCCAGATGGTGGAGGACATGGCCGATGAAGCGGGACTGGTCATCCTCACCTGGGTGTGGAACGCGGGCGCCATCGCCTCCACCACCGAGGACCCGATCCTCACGCCCGACGACGTCCCCTCGGGCAGTGTGACCCGCGCCGCCGGTCCGCGGATCGAGGAGATGCTGGAGTCGGTCGGGTTCGGCCTGTCCAGCATGCCGTCCTCCGACATCTACAACGGAATCCAGACCGGGACACTGGACTCCGCGATCACCTCCACCTCGTCGTTCGGCTCCTACCGGTTGTATGAGCAGGTCGACTCCTACACGTCCCCGGTGGGTGGGAACACCTTCTGGTTCATGTTCGAGCCTCTGGTGATCGGTAAGGACCAGTTCGAGGAACTGACCGAGGAGCAACAGGAGATCCTGCTCGAGGTGGGCCAGGACCTGCAGGACTTCGCCTACGAGGAGTCCCAGGCCGATGACGAGCGCGTCGACGAGGCCTTCGAGGAGGCGGGAGTCACCGTCGAACCGATGGACGACGACGCCTTCGAGGAGTGGCTCGAGGTCTCCGAGCCCGTGTGGGACTCCTTCGCCGATGACGTCGAAGGTGGTGCCGACATGATTGAGGCCGCCCGATCGGTCCCCGCGGAGTAG
- a CDS encoding class II aldolase/adducin family protein — MQREREQLADAGRELVDHGLVVGTSGNLSARSGDLVAVTPTGADLGELTPDMMSVIDLDGALVDGELAPTSEVPMHLAVYRATDTAAIAHAHALASTAVACTTDELPMIHYAMLGLGGTVRVAPYATYGSDELAANVLAALEDRKAALMQNHGSIALGSSVADSVANLRILEWLSDLYARTRSLGTPRVLSVEEQSAVVEKVRATDYGRPRPA; from the coding sequence ATGCAACGGGAACGTGAACAGTTGGCGGACGCCGGTCGGGAGCTCGTCGACCACGGACTCGTCGTCGGCACGAGTGGCAACCTCTCCGCCCGCTCCGGCGACCTGGTCGCCGTCACTCCCACCGGCGCGGACCTCGGCGAGCTGACTCCGGACATGATGTCGGTGATCGACCTGGACGGCGCGCTCGTCGACGGGGAGCTCGCTCCCACCTCGGAGGTGCCGATGCACCTCGCCGTGTACCGGGCCACCGACACCGCGGCGATCGCGCACGCACACGCCCTCGCGTCGACGGCGGTCGCCTGCACCACCGACGAGCTCCCCATGATCCACTACGCGATGCTCGGATTGGGTGGGACGGTTCGGGTCGCGCCCTACGCCACCTACGGATCCGATGAGCTCGCGGCCAACGTCCTGGCCGCGCTGGAGGACCGCAAGGCGGCCCTGATGCAGAACCACGGGTCGATCGCGCTCGGGTCCTCAGTCGCCGACTCCGTCGCGAACCTGCGGATACTGGAGTGGCTGTCGGACCTCTACGCCCGAACCCGCTCCCTGGGGACGCCACGCGTTCTCTCCGTCGAAGAACAGTCCGCCGTGGTGGAAAAGGTGCGCGCCACCGACTACGGGCGGCCTCGACCCGCCTGA